The proteins below come from a single Burkholderia contaminans genomic window:
- a CDS encoding MFS transporter has product MQKDHLALHPGPAEATVTDTRSTPAVTRRGAIAAAVIGNWLEFFDFTVYGFFAVLIGKLFFPSSDPTTSLLLSVATFAAGFFTRPLGSVVLGVYADRKGRKAALNLTIMLMALGTGLIAIAPTYAQVGVAAPLLVVFARLLQGFSQGGEFGAATSTLLEQGGTSRRAFRASWQLATQGGAALMGSGFAALLSNTMTKDALEGWGWRLPFLVGVLIAPVGMFLRRRLADDAPGDRHHGIERGVLHELFSKHTRTVLLLMLTVMGGTVSTYILTFYMPTYAIHTLGLPMKLSMFVGVASGCVMLVTCPLFGWLSDRLGSRRLPIFVGRGVLVALLFPAFWLMNHHPTLSVILPLTALMLLFYSLGSASEMALMCESLPRHVRATGISIAYALAVTIFGGTAQLIATWLVKTTGSKLAPAGYVAACVVLSLIAVAMLRETARDSMD; this is encoded by the coding sequence ATGCAGAAAGACCATCTCGCGCTGCACCCCGGCCCGGCCGAAGCCACCGTCACTGACACGCGCAGCACGCCTGCCGTCACGCGGCGCGGTGCGATCGCGGCGGCCGTGATCGGCAACTGGCTGGAATTTTTCGATTTCACCGTGTACGGCTTCTTCGCGGTGCTGATCGGCAAGCTGTTCTTCCCGTCGAGCGACCCGACCACGTCGCTGCTGCTGTCGGTCGCGACGTTCGCGGCCGGCTTCTTCACGCGGCCGCTCGGCAGCGTCGTGCTCGGCGTCTATGCGGACCGCAAGGGGCGCAAGGCCGCGCTGAACCTGACGATCATGCTGATGGCGCTCGGCACGGGCCTGATCGCGATCGCGCCGACCTATGCGCAGGTCGGCGTGGCCGCGCCGCTGCTGGTCGTGTTCGCGCGCTTGCTGCAGGGCTTCTCGCAGGGCGGCGAATTCGGCGCGGCGACATCGACGCTGCTCGAACAGGGCGGCACGTCGCGCCGCGCGTTCCGCGCGAGCTGGCAGCTCGCGACGCAGGGCGGCGCCGCGCTGATGGGCTCGGGCTTCGCGGCGCTGTTGTCGAACACGATGACGAAGGACGCGCTGGAAGGCTGGGGCTGGCGGTTACCGTTTCTCGTCGGCGTGCTGATCGCGCCGGTCGGGATGTTCTTGCGCCGGCGGCTCGCGGACGACGCGCCCGGCGACCGCCATCACGGCATCGAACGCGGCGTGCTGCACGAGCTGTTCTCGAAGCACACGCGCACGGTGCTGCTGCTGATGCTCACGGTGATGGGCGGCACGGTGTCGACCTACATCCTGACGTTCTACATGCCGACCTATGCGATCCACACGCTCGGCCTGCCGATGAAGCTGTCGATGTTCGTCGGCGTCGCATCGGGCTGCGTGATGCTGGTCACGTGCCCGCTGTTCGGCTGGTTGTCGGACAGGCTCGGCAGCCGGCGCCTGCCGATCTTCGTCGGCCGCGGCGTGCTGGTCGCGCTGCTGTTCCCCGCGTTCTGGCTGATGAACCATCACCCGACGCTGTCGGTGATCCTGCCGCTGACCGCGCTGATGCTGCTGTTCTATTCGCTCGGCTCGGCGTCGGAAATGGCGCTGATGTGCGAGTCGTTGCCGCGCCACGTGCGCGCGACCGGCATCTCGATCGCGTATGCGCTCGCGGTGACGATCTTCGGCGGCACCGCGCAGCTGATCGCGACGTGGCTCGTGAAGACGACCGGCAGCAAGCTCGCGCCGGCCGGCTACGTGGCCGCGTGCGTGGTGCTGTCGCTGATCGCGGTGGCGATGCTGCGCGAGACGGCGCGGGATTCGATGGACTGA
- a CDS encoding M20 aminoacylase family protein: MSTDTRFTEVEDLMPAAGGLREIRHHIHHHPELAYEEHDTAALVAEKLEQWGWQVTRGVGKTGVVGTLRVGDGTRSIGIRADMDALPIIEATGLPYASGTHGKMHACGHDGHTTMLLGAAQHLAKTRNFSGTVHLYFQPAEEHGVDSGAKKMIDDGLFERFPCDAVFGMHNHPGAAPGVFLTRRGPFMSAGDKAIITIEGVGGHAARPHLTVDPVVVAASIVMALQTIVARNVDPAQPAVVTVGSMHAGTANNVIPNGARLELSVRSFSPEVRALLKRRITELAETQAASYGATANVEYIEGYPVVVNTDAETDFAAQVARELVGDAHVVEQTDLLMGSEDFAFMLQQRPGSFVRLGNGEGEDGCMVHNPKYDFNDRNLPIGAAFWTRLVERYLGQ; this comes from the coding sequence ATGTCCACCGATACCCGATTCACCGAAGTCGAGGATCTGATGCCCGCCGCCGGCGGGTTGCGCGAGATCCGTCATCACATCCACCACCACCCCGAACTCGCGTACGAGGAGCACGACACGGCCGCGCTCGTCGCCGAGAAGCTCGAACAGTGGGGCTGGCAGGTGACGCGCGGGGTCGGCAAGACGGGCGTGGTGGGCACGCTGCGCGTGGGCGACGGCACGCGCAGCATCGGTATTCGCGCCGACATGGATGCGTTGCCGATCATCGAGGCGACGGGGCTGCCGTACGCGAGCGGCACGCACGGCAAGATGCACGCGTGCGGCCACGACGGCCACACGACGATGCTGCTCGGCGCCGCGCAGCATCTCGCGAAGACACGCAATTTCTCCGGCACCGTGCATCTGTATTTCCAGCCGGCGGAAGAGCACGGCGTCGACAGCGGCGCGAAGAAGATGATCGACGACGGCCTGTTCGAGCGCTTCCCGTGCGATGCCGTATTCGGCATGCACAACCATCCGGGCGCGGCCCCCGGCGTGTTCCTCACGCGGCGCGGCCCGTTCATGTCGGCCGGCGACAAGGCGATCATCACGATCGAAGGCGTCGGCGGCCACGCGGCGCGGCCGCACCTGACGGTCGACCCGGTGGTCGTGGCGGCGAGCATCGTGATGGCGCTGCAGACGATCGTCGCGCGCAACGTCGACCCCGCGCAGCCGGCGGTCGTCACGGTTGGCTCGATGCATGCGGGCACTGCGAACAACGTGATCCCGAACGGCGCGCGTCTCGAACTCAGCGTGCGCTCGTTCAGCCCGGAAGTGCGCGCGCTGCTCAAGCGCCGCATCACCGAGCTGGCCGAAACGCAGGCGGCGAGCTATGGCGCGACCGCGAACGTCGAATACATCGAAGGCTATCCGGTTGTCGTCAATACGGACGCCGAAACGGATTTCGCAGCACAGGTAGCGCGCGAACTCGTCGGCGACGCGCATGTGGTCGAGCAGACCGACCTGCTGATGGGCAGCGAGGATTTCGCGTTCATGCTGCAGCAGCGGCCGGGCTCGTTCGTGCGGCTCGGCAACGGCGAAGGCGAGGACGGCTGCATGGTGCACAACCCGAAATACGACTTCAACGATCGCAACCTGCCGATCGGTGCGGCGTTCTGGACGCGTTTGGTGGAGCGTTACCTCGGGCAATGA
- a CDS encoding porin: MNTVIKRSMVVCAAVGCGVAHAQSSVTLYGLVDAGITYTNNAKSSTGHGALVQFASGSSQGDRWGLTGKEDLGGGLKAIFTLESGFQLSNGALAQSGLLFNRAAFVGLDGRFGTLTLGRQYDFIGDIFPAYSIAGNTAAGILGWGIPAYAAGGYTLDNRLWGDNVNNSVKYLSPTIAGFSVGAMYGFGNVAGSLGTNSSMNFLLNYSQGGLAASLSYFKQHNATTSANLTEYAGGATYTLGKAQIFGVVTDVQLSSGTEARALTYDGGMTYFVRPDISLGAGFQFQQRNNGVGSANQVTIGADYFISKRTDVYFVGAFAHDHAHGAQIEAALGSPSSTSFQTAARIGIRHKF, encoded by the coding sequence ATGAATACGGTCATCAAGCGAAGCATGGTGGTGTGCGCCGCGGTCGGGTGCGGCGTGGCACATGCGCAGTCCTCAGTGACGCTGTACGGGCTGGTGGATGCGGGTATTACGTACACGAACAATGCGAAATCGAGCACCGGACATGGCGCGCTCGTGCAGTTTGCGTCCGGGTCTTCGCAGGGAGATCGCTGGGGGCTGACGGGTAAAGAGGACCTGGGTGGCGGACTCAAGGCGATCTTCACGCTCGAAAGCGGTTTTCAACTTTCCAACGGCGCGTTGGCGCAGAGCGGGCTGTTGTTCAATCGCGCAGCCTTTGTCGGCCTTGACGGGCGCTTCGGGACGCTGACGCTCGGTCGGCAGTACGACTTCATCGGCGATATTTTCCCGGCGTACTCGATTGCGGGGAACACGGCGGCGGGTATCCTGGGATGGGGAATCCCGGCGTACGCTGCCGGAGGGTATACGCTCGATAACCGGCTGTGGGGCGATAACGTCAACAACTCGGTGAAGTATCTTTCGCCGACGATTGCGGGTTTCAGTGTCGGCGCGATGTATGGTTTCGGTAATGTCGCCGGCTCGTTGGGCACCAACAGTTCGATGAATTTTCTGCTGAACTACAGCCAAGGCGGGCTTGCTGCATCGCTGTCGTATTTCAAGCAGCATAACGCGACGACTTCCGCAAATTTGACGGAATACGCCGGCGGCGCAACTTACACCCTGGGGAAAGCGCAGATATTTGGCGTAGTAACCGATGTCCAGCTGAGCAGTGGCACCGAAGCTCGGGCGCTGACCTACGACGGTGGCATGACTTACTTTGTCAGGCCCGATATTTCGCTCGGCGCCGGGTTCCAGTTTCAACAGCGCAACAACGGCGTCGGCAGTGCAAACCAGGTAACCATCGGGGCGGATTACTTCATTTCCAAGCGAACTGACGTTTATTTCGTTGGTGCGTTCGCGCACGATCATGCACACGGCGCTCAAATTGAAGCTGCGCTCGGATCGCCGTCCAGCACGAGTTTTCAGACTGCGGCGCGGATTGGCATTCGGCACAAGTTCTAA
- a CDS encoding helix-turn-helix transcriptional regulator, which yields MKPQVHDLTLDELRLFGDIIGRLEELGPIVDVRRVVLSDLTRLLRSDFCVSYNWDAEKGTYVDPIAVNVDSDHVRRYTSWYQHNDPMTAQLCKLRRATLVEEVMDRPALEKSEFYNEFLAQDGLHHGINVFVFDGERQLSDLRIWRTRNRPEFEMRDKLVLDAIEPFLCRAIKRRAGSATGLTDRESEIAQLVAKGCTDQDIGRLLCISLSTVRTHLRRIMDKKGFSNRAELAACVAAAVTTAPS from the coding sequence TTGAAGCCACAAGTTCACGATCTCACGCTCGACGAACTCCGACTTTTCGGCGACATCATCGGACGGCTCGAAGAGCTCGGACCGATCGTGGATGTCAGGCGCGTCGTTTTGTCAGACTTGACCCGGCTGCTGCGATCCGATTTCTGCGTCTCCTACAACTGGGATGCCGAAAAAGGAACCTACGTCGACCCGATTGCGGTCAACGTCGACTCGGATCATGTGCGTCGCTACACGAGCTGGTACCAGCACAACGACCCGATGACGGCGCAGCTCTGCAAGCTGCGCAGGGCCACATTGGTGGAGGAAGTGATGGACCGGCCTGCACTGGAGAAAAGCGAGTTCTACAACGAGTTTCTCGCGCAGGACGGTTTGCATCACGGGATCAACGTGTTTGTCTTCGACGGCGAACGCCAGCTCAGCGACCTGAGAATCTGGCGAACGAGGAATCGGCCTGAGTTCGAGATGCGCGACAAACTCGTGCTCGATGCGATCGAGCCGTTCCTTTGCCGCGCCATCAAACGTCGGGCAGGCAGCGCAACGGGACTCACGGACCGTGAGAGCGAGATCGCGCAGCTGGTCGCAAAGGGGTGTACCGATCAGGATATTGGTCGTCTTCTCTGCATCAGCCTGTCGACCGTGCGCACCCATTTGCGGCGGATCATGGACAAGAAGGGATTCTCCAACCGCGCGGAACTTGCTGCCTGCGTCGCCGCGGCCGTCACGACCGCGCCGTCGTGA
- a CDS encoding ABC transporter ATP-binding protein, which translates to MLRFSSIVAGYGDTMVLKGISGAVTAGSVLGVFGRNGVGKSTLMRALTGVIQPTSGAVIVNGSDVGKVPSHQRRRLGMSYAPQERVVFDNLSVADNLSLGFKTRSLDAYDDLFRIFPRLKERLFQPAGKLSGGEKKLLSFARIIAERSPLTLIDEPSEGVQQENLERMASVIRSRIADGAAFVVVEQNLTFLTSIADHFLGLDHGEVVLSGDSIDMSRDRLEAVLAV; encoded by the coding sequence ATGCTGAGGTTTTCGTCGATCGTCGCGGGCTATGGCGACACGATGGTGCTCAAGGGGATCAGCGGCGCGGTGACCGCTGGTAGCGTGCTGGGTGTATTCGGCCGCAATGGTGTGGGCAAGTCGACGCTCATGCGCGCTTTGACGGGCGTCATCCAGCCCACGTCCGGTGCCGTCATCGTCAACGGCAGTGACGTCGGCAAAGTGCCGTCGCATCAACGGCGACGTTTGGGGATGAGCTATGCGCCGCAGGAGCGGGTCGTCTTCGACAATTTGAGTGTCGCGGACAACCTGTCACTCGGATTCAAGACCAGGAGTCTCGACGCATACGACGACCTGTTCCGGATTTTCCCGCGTCTGAAAGAGCGGTTGTTCCAGCCGGCCGGGAAGCTGAGCGGCGGCGAAAAAAAGTTGCTTTCCTTCGCCAGAATCATCGCAGAGCGTTCGCCTCTTACGCTGATCGACGAGCCGTCGGAAGGTGTACAGCAGGAGAATCTGGAGCGGATGGCGTCGGTCATCCGGTCTCGAATCGCGGACGGGGCGGCGTTCGTGGTCGTCGAACAGAATCTGACGTTTCTCACGTCGATCGCCGACCATTTCCTCGGTCTGGATCATGGAGAGGTCGTGCTGTCGGGCGACTCGATCGATATGTCTCGCGACCGGCTCGAAGCGGTGTTGGCAGTCTAG
- a CDS encoding ABC transporter permease subunit, which yields MASSRAVETALQVATAAILLSLPLWAGDYSANQIGLLLLYGMATQSVALCWGNSGFLPLGQSLFFGLGAYVSAFVLRSAAAAGGEWQIILLPFAIAVPAALAYAIGFIVFARRIDSGPFFSLITLALCMLGFLLANQWSSVTGGFNGLTDIPDLPMTDRYGNLYYVIAAAAVVVTALITWLNRRPIGTLWTAISENEDRLQFFGFATHKLKAAAFGLSGAIAGLGGALYAPHEGLVGPQAVGVALSAQFVIWAAVGGKRSPLGAQLGAVVIGLLAATWRDLFTYWEVLVALIFIGVVRLFPDGLAGAAAALARMAGLRVANSIPEKRIEAHDIAMIDLRPAESTLLSFRKVEVSQGGVNILNGLDLEVGAGVVNCFIGPNGAGKTSTFNAMTGRLPVRSGEIRFRGAEISSSQAWQVSRLGVGRKFQIPTVFAQLSVNENLQIALWANRIRPREMLTAAPLHWNSLQRVRTLEKFGFLESNMAARAGDLSQGMRQMLEFAMVAITEPRLLLLDEPCAGLSAHETRHMMDAITSTVSELDASAIVIEHDMSALEKIADNVVVLHQGRSLAVGSLAQIKMSEDVKAVYSGGRK from the coding sequence ATGGCCTCGTCTCGCGCCGTTGAAACGGCCCTCCAGGTTGCCACGGCGGCGATTCTTCTGAGCTTGCCGCTGTGGGCCGGTGACTACAGCGCAAACCAGATCGGGCTTCTGTTGCTGTATGGAATGGCAACGCAAAGCGTTGCTTTGTGCTGGGGGAATTCGGGCTTTTTGCCGCTCGGCCAAAGCCTGTTCTTCGGGCTGGGCGCGTATGTCAGCGCCTTCGTATTGCGCTCCGCCGCCGCGGCCGGCGGCGAATGGCAGATCATTCTGCTTCCGTTTGCAATCGCGGTACCGGCGGCTCTGGCCTATGCCATCGGATTCATCGTCTTTGCGCGCCGGATCGACAGCGGGCCGTTTTTTTCGCTGATTACACTTGCGTTGTGCATGTTGGGGTTTCTGCTGGCCAATCAATGGAGCAGCGTAACCGGCGGCTTCAATGGCTTGACCGATATCCCGGACCTGCCGATGACCGACAGGTATGGAAATCTCTATTACGTGATCGCGGCGGCTGCGGTGGTCGTCACCGCACTGATCACCTGGTTGAACCGCAGGCCGATCGGGACGCTCTGGACAGCCATCTCGGAGAACGAAGATCGCCTCCAGTTCTTTGGATTCGCGACGCACAAGCTGAAGGCTGCCGCCTTCGGCCTCTCGGGCGCGATCGCGGGTTTGGGTGGCGCCCTGTATGCACCTCACGAGGGTCTGGTCGGTCCGCAAGCCGTCGGCGTGGCGTTGTCGGCGCAGTTCGTCATCTGGGCGGCCGTCGGCGGGAAGCGCAGTCCGTTGGGCGCGCAACTCGGCGCAGTCGTGATCGGGCTCCTCGCGGCGACGTGGCGTGATCTGTTCACCTATTGGGAAGTGCTGGTTGCGCTGATTTTCATCGGCGTGGTGCGGCTCTTTCCCGACGGTCTGGCCGGTGCCGCCGCTGCGCTTGCCCGAATGGCGGGTCTACGCGTCGCGAACAGCATTCCGGAGAAACGGATAGAGGCTCACGACATCGCGATGATCGACCTACGACCGGCTGAGTCCACGTTGCTCAGCTTCAGGAAGGTGGAGGTCAGCCAGGGCGGCGTCAACATTCTCAACGGGCTCGATCTCGAAGTCGGGGCAGGGGTCGTCAATTGTTTCATTGGGCCGAATGGCGCCGGCAAGACGTCGACATTCAACGCAATGACGGGCCGCTTGCCCGTCCGTTCAGGTGAAATCCGCTTTCGCGGGGCCGAGATTTCGTCCTCTCAGGCGTGGCAGGTCTCCCGACTGGGCGTCGGCCGCAAGTTTCAGATTCCCACGGTTTTTGCGCAGTTGTCCGTCAACGAGAATCTTCAGATCGCGCTGTGGGCAAATCGGATACGCCCTCGAGAGATGCTGACTGCGGCGCCGCTGCATTGGAATTCGCTTCAACGCGTTCGCACGCTTGAAAAATTCGGGTTTCTTGAATCGAATATGGCGGCTCGTGCGGGCGATCTTTCTCAAGGGATGCGCCAGATGCTGGAGTTCGCGATGGTGGCGATCACCGAGCCGCGTCTGTTGCTCCTCGACGAACCGTGCGCCGGCCTGTCGGCACACGAAACCCGTCACATGATGGACGCGATCACGTCGACCGTGAGCGAACTGGACGCGTCAGCCATCGTGATCGAGCACGACATGAGCGCGCTCGAAAAGATCGCCGACAACGTGGTGGTCCTGCATCAGGGAAGAAGCCTCGCGGTCGGATCTTTGGCGCAAATCAAGATGTCGGAAGACGTCAAGGCCGTCTACTCGGGAGGAAGAAAGTGA
- a CDS encoding branched-chain amino acid ABC transporter permease, which yields MLLSSLLNLGYACAALALTTIGLAIVFGLLGVLNMAHGEFIMLGAYSVVVVQRLGLPALLAIPLAIVVCVVVGWIVERLLVRPLYQRPFDTLLATWGVSILLREGVVALFGKGYQDVTGADGASIDVLGTPYPAFRLAMMLAVGVAFAGLAAWYSRSQTGARIRGMVANPLLAKAAGINTTRLASGTFITGVVLAGLAGVLLAPIVRVEPYMGLDYLLNSFFVLVVGGLGSLLGLAVGTFVIGGTQVAVSSFIDQTSGYTAVLILSIYFLWSRPNGLVSRR from the coding sequence ATGCTGCTCTCCTCTCTTCTCAATCTCGGTTACGCGTGTGCGGCCCTCGCGCTCACGACGATAGGCCTGGCGATCGTGTTCGGGTTGCTGGGCGTGCTGAACATGGCGCATGGCGAGTTCATCATGCTGGGCGCGTACTCGGTGGTCGTCGTGCAGCGTCTCGGGTTACCCGCTTTGCTTGCCATACCGTTGGCGATCGTCGTATGCGTTGTTGTCGGGTGGATCGTCGAGCGCCTGCTGGTTCGCCCTTTGTATCAGCGTCCGTTCGATACCTTGCTCGCGACCTGGGGCGTTTCGATCCTGCTGCGCGAAGGCGTGGTCGCATTGTTCGGAAAGGGTTACCAGGACGTGACCGGTGCGGATGGCGCATCGATCGACGTGCTGGGCACCCCGTATCCGGCATTCCGGCTTGCGATGATGCTCGCGGTGGGCGTCGCATTCGCCGGGCTCGCGGCATGGTACAGCCGCAGCCAGACGGGCGCACGGATTCGAGGCATGGTTGCGAATCCCCTTCTTGCGAAGGCGGCCGGCATCAATACGACCCGACTGGCCAGCGGCACGTTCATCACGGGTGTGGTCCTGGCCGGATTGGCGGGGGTGCTGCTCGCACCGATCGTGCGGGTCGAGCCGTACATGGGCCTCGACTATCTGCTCAATTCGTTTTTCGTGCTCGTCGTCGGCGGCCTGGGCAGCTTGCTTGGTCTCGCGGTAGGCACGTTCGTCATAGGCGGAACGCAGGTCGCGGTGTCGAGTTTCATCGATCAGACGTCGGGTTATACCGCTGTTCTGATCCTGTCCATCTATTTCTTGTGGAGTCGCCCAAATGGCCTCGTCTCGCGCCGTTGA
- a CDS encoding substrate-binding domain-containing protein: MNRRSILKSIALGAASAAVGVGGLVPVSARAANQPLKLALMAPMSGPAAFFGQACKNSAAMAIEEINARGGVLGRPLELLVGDAGAAPSESAQTALRLWKRDKAEVFVGSHDSAVRTALESLFRGQVPYFYTPMYEGGDCAKGTFFVGETPAQQLTPVIPWLTAKHQVKRWFLIGNDYIWPHKSNEVAKKAIQGSGATVVGEEYVPFDVDNFDAVLGKIRDSKADAVFITLVGGSAVTFNRSFASFGLSDKMIRFGTMIEENTLIGIGASNSRNLYSASGFFSTSTATSAQFLERYHKQFGASAVLSSIGESTYEGILMYDAMARKANAVSIGDLAKASDGASYKGPRGVVTMKSRNVTADIFLAKASGVRYDIVKTFSQLGSAETCASGAGAG, translated from the coding sequence ATGAATCGTCGAAGTATCCTGAAAAGTATTGCGCTCGGTGCTGCAAGCGCCGCGGTGGGCGTCGGGGGGCTCGTGCCGGTATCGGCCCGCGCGGCAAACCAGCCGCTGAAGTTGGCGCTGATGGCGCCGATGAGCGGGCCGGCCGCATTTTTCGGCCAAGCCTGCAAAAACAGCGCGGCGATGGCAATCGAGGAGATCAATGCGCGCGGGGGCGTGTTGGGGCGCCCGCTCGAGTTGCTGGTGGGGGACGCCGGCGCCGCACCTTCCGAGTCGGCGCAGACGGCACTCCGTCTCTGGAAGCGCGACAAGGCGGAGGTCTTCGTCGGATCGCACGACAGTGCTGTCCGCACGGCGCTGGAAAGCCTGTTCCGAGGCCAGGTGCCTTACTTCTACACGCCGATGTACGAGGGGGGCGATTGCGCGAAGGGGACCTTCTTCGTCGGCGAGACGCCCGCGCAGCAACTGACGCCGGTCATCCCGTGGCTCACCGCCAAACACCAGGTCAAGCGCTGGTTCCTGATCGGCAACGATTACATCTGGCCGCACAAGTCGAACGAAGTGGCGAAAAAGGCGATTCAGGGTTCCGGCGCGACCGTGGTCGGCGAAGAGTACGTGCCGTTCGACGTCGACAACTTCGACGCGGTACTCGGCAAGATCCGGGACAGCAAGGCGGATGCAGTGTTCATCACGCTGGTGGGCGGATCAGCCGTCACGTTCAACAGAAGTTTCGCGAGCTTCGGCCTCAGCGACAAGATGATCCGTTTCGGCACGATGATCGAAGAAAACACGTTGATCGGCATCGGTGCATCCAACTCTCGGAACCTCTACTCTGCTTCCGGCTTTTTCTCGACGTCAACCGCAACGTCCGCGCAGTTTCTGGAGCGCTATCACAAGCAGTTCGGCGCTTCAGCGGTGTTGAGCAGCATCGGCGAGTCGACGTACGAAGGCATCCTGATGTATGACGCGATGGCCAGGAAGGCGAATGCCGTGTCGATCGGCGATCTGGCGAAGGCGTCCGATGGGGCAAGCTACAAAGGCCCGCGCGGCGTGGTCACGATGAAGTCGCGCAACGTGACGGCCGACATCTTCCTCGCGAAGGCATCAGGCGTCCGCTACGACATCGTCAAGACGTTCTCGCAACTCGGCTCGGCCGAGACCTGTGCGAGCGGAGCGGGTGCGGGTTGA
- the iaaH gene encoding indoleacetamide hydrolase — protein MPTLPQLSVVDAQGAIDRREISCLEYVQALVDQQAKTESLNGFVYFNPEALLQGARAHDEALEARTGRLSLAGIPLAIKDNIDCAGMPTAAGTAALRHAVPRANAPVVARVIEAGALAAGKANMHELAFGCTNDNGFFGPARNPYDPSRIPGGSSGGSAVLVASGAVPAALGTDTGGSVRIPAALCGLVGFRPTHGRYPSGGVVPISPTRDTVGPIARTVSDVMLLDEILSGSGSALPVVDGARDFRLAVPYSTMWEGLSPDAGPVLERALQKLEDAGFELVDVDLRRYPFFRAQKSATIPFFEFAGAVSRYLETEGVAVTFPEIVAQIKSPDVVRIVSDILGAGAISATEYAEALLAREQSRTSYVACLREVGADALLFPTVPIPACSIGAETVAVGSESLGIFAAYTRNTEPGSNAGVPGITVPAGLTQDGLPVGLALDGAPHSDQRILRIGKEMERVLCAATFPRLDAHV, from the coding sequence ATGCCAACCCTGCCGCAGCTTTCAGTGGTCGACGCACAAGGCGCGATCGATCGACGCGAGATTTCCTGCCTGGAATACGTTCAGGCGCTGGTGGATCAACAGGCCAAAACCGAGTCGCTGAACGGGTTCGTGTATTTCAACCCGGAGGCGCTGTTGCAAGGGGCGCGGGCGCACGACGAAGCGCTCGAGGCCCGGACAGGCCGGCTGTCGCTTGCCGGTATTCCATTGGCAATCAAGGACAACATCGACTGCGCGGGCATGCCGACAGCCGCGGGAACGGCAGCGCTCCGCCACGCTGTCCCGCGAGCGAACGCGCCAGTCGTGGCACGCGTGATCGAAGCCGGTGCGTTGGCCGCCGGCAAGGCCAACATGCACGAACTCGCGTTCGGCTGCACCAACGACAACGGATTCTTTGGTCCGGCCCGCAACCCGTATGACCCGTCCAGAATTCCCGGGGGAAGCAGCGGTGGATCTGCCGTGCTGGTGGCGAGCGGGGCGGTGCCGGCGGCGCTCGGCACCGATACGGGCGGATCGGTGCGAATACCGGCGGCGCTATGCGGGCTGGTCGGCTTTCGCCCCACTCATGGACGCTATCCGTCCGGGGGCGTCGTCCCGATATCGCCCACGCGCGACACGGTCGGTCCGATTGCCCGCACCGTCTCCGACGTGATGTTGCTGGACGAGATCCTGTCGGGAAGTGGTTCGGCGCTTCCCGTTGTCGACGGTGCACGCGACTTTCGGCTGGCGGTCCCGTACTCGACGATGTGGGAGGGGCTGTCACCCGATGCCGGGCCTGTACTCGAACGTGCGCTGCAGAAACTCGAGGACGCAGGATTCGAACTGGTCGACGTGGACCTGCGACGTTATCCGTTTTTTCGTGCGCAGAAGAGCGCAACCATCCCTTTTTTCGAGTTTGCCGGCGCTGTGTCCCGCTACCTGGAAACAGAGGGCGTGGCCGTGACGTTCCCGGAGATCGTTGCGCAGATCAAGAGTCCGGACGTGGTCCGGATCGTCAGCGACATCCTGGGGGCCGGTGCGATTTCCGCGACCGAATATGCCGAAGCGCTTCTCGCGCGAGAGCAGTCGCGCACGTCTTACGTGGCATGTCTTCGCGAAGTGGGCGCGGACGCCCTGCTGTTTCCCACCGTCCCGATTCCGGCCTGCAGCATCGGCGCTGAAACCGTGGCGGTCGGGTCTGAGTCGCTCGGTATTTTTGCCGCGTACACACGCAATACCGAACCGGGCAGCAACGCAGGGGTACCCGGCATCACCGTGCCCGCAGGTCTGACCCAGGATGGGCTCCCGGTTGGATTGGCGCTGGACGGTGCGCCGCATTCGGATCAGCGAATCCTGCGGATCGGCAAGGAAATGGAGCGTGTTCTGTGTGCCGCGACGTTCCCGCGTCTCGACGCACACGTTTGA